TTTCATGGCAGGCTGACTCGGCAGTCCCAAGTGCCTGGCTACTGCCTCCGTCAAACTCTCGCGTTGATGCAGTGCAGAGCCGGCAAAGCTCCGCCTCACCACAAAATCGTCGTCGGGGGTCACGTTCGCTAGTCCGATGCCCGCGGCGACGTTGAGCAGATCCTGGTAGGGCAGGGTGAGTGTTTGCGATCTCAAGCCTGGGCTCCCGCCGGGGTGGTTGTCGGACTGTGCAATCTCAGCAGGCAGGATGACGTTCCGGTTTTCCCGAATTGCCGCCATGAGCTCGGCATCAGGGCCGGGGTTGCCCGGGTTGCTGAAGAGAATGTCGAATACCACGGCGCGAGCTCCGGCCTGGGTCAGTCTTCGGACCAAACGGGCGTGCAGCGCGCGGTCCCAGGGTTGGGCGGGGTTTTGCTTTTCCCGGAGATGAGACTCCAGATCGAGGTAAACGAGCACCACCGGGGAACTTTCGCTCACGGACCCTACCGGCCCGGCGAGCAGATGCGAGCCATCGTAGCTCGCGCGAACCAGCCAGCGTCCTAGTGTGGATGATTCGGGCAGGCAGGCCAGACTGAGCGCGGCCATCCCGATCGCCAGCCAGGCGCTCCAAGCATCAAAGTATCGGGTGGGTGCTTGGAGTTTCACTCGGGTGCCCTTAGAAATTAAGGCGCAGGGAGGTCACGAAGGTGCGTTCCCTAGCCAGTACCGCGTGCGCGCTCAGCGGGTTCAACCGGTAGTCTTGGTCCGTCACATTGACGACACCCAGCCGGAGTTCCGCCTGTCGGCGCGGGAACCTCCATCCTGCGAAGACGCTGTGCTGCCAGAAGCTATCCCCCGGACGAGCGGAGGCATAGCCTTGATTCGATTGATGAAACCAGTCGCTCTCCCAGCGGAGGAAAAACCCGCGTTCGTGCTGGAAGCCGCCGTGGAGTTCGAGGTTGCCCAGCACCGCTCGTTCGTTTTGCTCTAGGCTGGCGACCCCGGGCAATCCTCGGGGGAGTTGTGGGAATCGTCCCGTCAGCTCCGCCTCACTCAGCCGGTACCGAGCGCCGACGGACCACTGCGAGCCAATAAGCTGGTTCACGTACAAGGAAAGGTTGTTCTCGGTGAAGTCCAACGTCTGGAGCGTGGAGGTTGGGATTTGAGGCTCCGGTATCAGCCCCGCATTGGAGAAGGCGCCGACGGTGCGGGACCCGGCGGACTGGAGGCGTTCGGCGCGAACACCGACATAGGTGCGGCTGTCGAAGGATTGATCCAATCCCACACCCCAAGTTTCGAACGTGGTCCCGGGCACAAGTCCGGCCGCGGATTCGGGGATGAGGCTGCGAAAGGAGTGAACGAAGCCGGCGGTCAGTGTTGGCTCCAGGCGCACCGCATCGTCAAAATAGAGCCCGCCTAAGGACCGGGTCCAGGCGGCCTGCAGGCTGCCGTTCTTCCAGGGCGTAAGAGTCAGGCCCAGCTTGGGGGACAGGCGGGTGCGCGACTCCTGGTCCATGGTTATCGGGGGTAGATCGAGATTCTTGGGGTAAGTGAGATGATCGAAGGTCAGACCGGCGGTGGCCTGGATCCAATCGCGGGGTCTCCATCGATAGTATCCATAGGTGCTGACGCGTTGGAGGTCCTGAGCGACGACGTCATGGGTGACGGTTCCGGCGGGACCGCGCGTGAGACGGGCATCGGAGTCCAGGGTGCTTCCTTGATAACGGGCGCCCACGGTCAGTCCGTGATGCTCATATTCCCAGAAATGCTGAAGCTCGGTGGAATGGAGGGTGAATTCGCTGTCCAGTTTGAGGTGGAAGAACGGGTCGCGTGATGCCGCAATGAGGTTGCCCGCGCTGCGTTGGAGAAAGAGGACGTTGGGCTGGGGATCGTCGAGTGAGAGTCGATCCGGCAGGCGGGAGATCAACAAAAGAGTATGGCTCTGGGGCGACCATTCCCGGTGATAGCCGACATGGAGATAAGGGGTTTGCTCCTCCTCCACCCGCAACGTCTGCTTGGCCTCGGCAGGATCGTAGTAACGGGCGATGTCCCCACTCTCGAGGTGGGAAGTTCCGATTTGAAGGTAAACGCTGTCCTGTCGGGTCAAGGGTTGTTTGGCCTGGAGGGAGTAGCCGAATTGTTCCAAGTCGCTGTTAGCTCGCTCGCCCTGCCAGGACGCGATTTGGCTGTCGATGGAGTAGCTCAGTTTGCCGGCTTGTCCGAAAATGCTCAGCGCTTGCAGGCCGTCACCCGGACTGCGGTATTCCGAGTAGGTGCTTACTCCGAAACGTTTGCCTTCGAAGTAATCGAGGCGGTCCTGCGGGGAGAGGATCTGGGAAAGGTTTGCCCCCCCAGGCGGCGCGAGCAGGTTGGCGACCAGCAGTTCGCTCAAGCGAGGGGTTTGCAGCCGCAGATCGTAGGAGAATGGATCCTGGGAGGACTGCAGGCTGCGGGATAGGAACAGATGGCTGGAGGATTGTCCCGGGTCGCTCTCCACCGCCCGACTGGCAGCGCGGATACCCGGCTCTTGAAGGCCCACCTCCTGATACAGCGCAGCCAAGTTGGCATTTCGGATGGCACGATCTTCATCGAGCAGGTTTCTGGATCGGAACAGGCTGCGATTGTCGTTAAGCTGCAGCGAACGTTCCAGATCGCGGATCGCCTCGTTCAGGCGCAGGGCTTGGTGGCGGTGCAGTGCTGAGTAGAGCCAGGCGGTCGGATCGGCTGGATCCAGGTTCTTGGCCCAGCGGAACTCTTTCTCCGCCAGGCTGTGTTCCCGGGTTTGGCCCCACGCCTTGCCCAGGTAACTGCGGAAGATCGCCCGTTGCGGCTCGAGCGCCGCGGCGGCTTGCAGGGCGTCGGCACCGGCTCGCGGATTGCCCAGCGCTTCCTCCGCCAACCCTCGTCCCATCCAAGCGCTGCCGAGCGCCGGATCGATCGCGATGGCTTGATCGAACCAAAGCCGTGCCTGAGCCGGATCATGCTCCTTCAAAGCGACAAAGCCTTCCAAGGTGAGGGCGTGGGCTTGTCGGGGTGACAGTTCGCGAGCCCGGCTCAAGGCTCGACGGCTGGCCGCTGTTTCGCCGAAGCCGAACTCCAACTCGGCGAGCCTCGCCCAGGCAAAGCCGAAATCCGGCGCGACCCCGGTCGCGTCCCGAGCCGCCCTTCGGGCTTCAGGCAACCGCGCGCGAGATTGTTCGTAATACGAGACCGCCAGAAACTCGGTCGCAGTTTGGGGCACGCGCGTCGGAGTCCAATCCCCCATCTCAACGGCCGCAACCAAACCGCGGAGGGCGGACGCCAAGCCTTCATCTGGAGGAAGTTTTTGAAGCAGAGCTTTCGCTGCCTCGATTTTGCCGATCGACAGTTTCACCGCTGCCACATAGAGACGCCATTGGTCCGATGGGGGGACTGGCGGGGGAGGGATCTTATCGTGTGCTTCCACCAGCGCGCCCGTCCGATAGGCTTGGAGGGAGGCTTCTAGAAGGGGTTGCTCGACGGGGGGAAGGTTGAGGTCGTCCGGGTTCAGCACCCCCGGGTAATAAAAAGTCCATTGAATCGTCTGGCGCAACGGAAGCGCTGGGCTAATGGCTGGAGGATTTCCGGGCGAAAGAGTCACACTTTGGCCTCCCACGAGGGTCAGGTCCTCACCGGGCGAGTTCAGTGCAATCGCTCCATCAAAAAGGTGGATACGCGTCATGCCATCGGCTTCAGCGACCTCCAGGAGAAACTCCGTACCCCGGATGGCTCCGGTGGCCAGCGGAGTTTCGAATTCCATAGCGCTCGGCCGCTCGCGATTGAGAAAGAAGAGCTGTCCCCGCCCCAACTTCAGGCGTCGTTTCGGATTTCGCTCCCCCGCTGGCGCCTGAATTTCCACCACGCTCCGTTCGTGAATGCGGACTATGCTCCGATCGGACAGGCGCAGTGTGGCCCGGCTTTCAGCCTGGGTGCGCAGCCGATCGCCTACCTGCAGCAGGTCATGGACACGGGCGGTCTGCCATTCGTTCGAGCCCGACCGACTCCGTTCGACAGTGCCGGTGATCTCTAACAGTTCTGAGGTTGGATGCGCTTCCGCAGCGGAGGCCTCTTTCGGTAGAGCGGCGTTCATCCAGAGGCTGGTCCAGGTCAAGAACGCCAGTGCCAAGGCAACCCGGGCAAGCTTTCGTCGCCCCGCAAGTCCAGCCAGGTATCCGGCGGAACGGCTTAGCGGGAGGGCGGCTGTGATGTGCGTAGCTCGGGCCATTTTTGAAGCCTTCGAAGCAGGGCCTGATGGGTCAGGCCCAGGCGGGTGGCGGTGCGTCGAATGGCTCCCCCTTCTTCTTGGAGCGTGCGTCGGATGAGTTCGTATTCCTGCTGTTCCGGCAACGAGCGGGTGGACGGGCCGCTCATCAGGCCGGCGGCCGGAGTCGATGCCGCGGCGTCGGTCGCCGCTAACGACGACGGGGCCGAGCGCAACCAGGTCAAGTCCAGCGGCATCCACGCCTTCTCCTCCGGACTCCGCAGCAGCGACCTCTCGAGCAGGTTGCGCAGTTCCCGGACGTTTCCGGGGAAGTGATAGCTCCGCAGCGTCTGGAGGTCGTCCGGCAGCAGATGAGGCTTCCGTCGCCCGTACTTGGTGCAGAGTTGGGCGAGCAGTTGCTCCGCCAGCGCGTCGAGATCGGCCAGATGTTCCCGCAGAGGTG
The sequence above is drawn from the Verrucomicrobiales bacterium genome and encodes:
- a CDS encoding FecR domain-containing protein, translating into MARATHITAALPLSRSAGYLAGLAGRRKLARVALALAFLTWTSLWMNAALPKEASAAEAHPTSELLEITGTVERSRSGSNEWQTARVHDLLQVGDRLRTQAESRATLRLSDRSIVRIHERSVVEIQAPAGERNPKRRLKLGRGQLFFLNRERPSAMEFETPLATGAIRGTEFLLEVAEADGMTRIHLFDGAIALNSPGEDLTLVGGQSVTLSPGNPPAISPALPLRQTIQWTFYYPGVLNPDDLNLPPVEQPLLEASLQAYRTGALVEAHDKIPPPPVPPSDQWRLYVAAVKLSIGKIEAAKALLQKLPPDEGLASALRGLVAAVEMGDWTPTRVPQTATEFLAVSYYEQSRARLPEARRAARDATGVAPDFGFAWARLAELEFGFGETAASRRALSRARELSPRQAHALTLEGFVALKEHDPAQARLWFDQAIAIDPALGSAWMGRGLAEEALGNPRAGADALQAAAALEPQRAIFRSYLGKAWGQTREHSLAEKEFRWAKNLDPADPTAWLYSALHRHQALRLNEAIRDLERSLQLNDNRSLFRSRNLLDEDRAIRNANLAALYQEVGLQEPGIRAASRAVESDPGQSSSHLFLSRSLQSSQDPFSYDLRLQTPRLSELLVANLLAPPGGANLSQILSPQDRLDYFEGKRFGVSTYSEYRSPGDGLQALSIFGQAGKLSYSIDSQIASWQGERANSDLEQFGYSLQAKQPLTRQDSVYLQIGTSHLESGDIARYYDPAEAKQTLRVEEEQTPYLHVGYHREWSPQSHTLLLISRLPDRLSLDDPQPNVLFLQRSAGNLIAASRDPFFHLKLDSEFTLHSTELQHFWEYEHHGLTVGARYQGSTLDSDARLTRGPAGTVTHDVVAQDLQRVSTYGYYRWRPRDWIQATAGLTFDHLTYPKNLDLPPITMDQESRTRLSPKLGLTLTPWKNGSLQAAWTRSLGGLYFDDAVRLEPTLTAGFVHSFRSLIPESAAGLVPGTTFETWGVGLDQSFDSRTYVGVRAERLQSAGSRTVGAFSNAGLIPEPQIPTSTLQTLDFTENNLSLYVNQLIGSQWSVGARYRLSEAELTGRFPQLPRGLPGVASLEQNERAVLGNLELHGGFQHERGFFLRWESDWFHQSNQGYASARPGDSFWQHSVFAGWRFPRRQAELRLGVVNVTDQDYRLNPLSAHAVLARERTFVTSLRLNF